The Hemitrygon akajei chromosome 23, sHemAka1.3, whole genome shotgun sequence genome includes a window with the following:
- the LOC140715081 gene encoding interferon-induced protein with tetratricopeptide repeats 1-like codes for MSNTPGDLLKEKLDQLQCHFTWRPQKETIDVEDVIFRLHDSIDMNLKYKEQSYNQLAFLNCLQGNCEEAIQNLKEAEKILREEYKDEFERRSIITYGNFAWVHYHMGQLTEAQSYLDKLEMICKPLSDGPRYTAMIHEVYGEKGWSLLNSAGEYCEEAKECFAKALEQDPDNTEWIMGYATALSRLESLSGTPESRDQSQSVKHFRRVLELDPDDAVAMVLLGLKLQMLRQNEKANELIEQALQKTSDLPYVLRYAAKYYRQRGFVERAIELLKKALELTPHSGFLHYQLGLCYRSKLKYSHSRYPRNPEFQQKAEFINLCKYHLEKSFEHRQKTAIKPQLVFAEICIISGEYSRAEETYRRLMELVDIRPENMQSICLEAGLFELHQKRSETNAVRHFLKGVKIEYNSIERQKCRTNLEEWVERKLLVNAHDSKALGVKAFLYQLDGIKGRAIKYFEKALKFDPGNEEYVSALSQLRI; via the coding sequence CAACACACCGGGAGATTTATTGAAAGAGAAGCTCGATCAGCTGCAGTGTCACTTCACATGgagaccacagaaggaaactattGACGTGGAAGATGTGATATTCAGATTGCATGATTCTATCGATATGAATTTGAAGTATAAAGAGCAGTCCTACAACCAACTCGCTTTTTTAAATTGTCTGCAGGGCAATTGTGAGGAAGCAATTCAAAATTTAAAGGAAGCTGAAAAGATTCTGAGGGAGGAGTACAAAGATGAATTTGAAAGAAGAAGCATCATCACCTATGGAAACTTTGCCTGGGTGCATTACCACATGGGACAACTGACCGAGGCCCAGTCCTATCTCGACAAGCTGGAGATGATCTGTAAACCACTCAGTGATGGCCCTCGCTATACAGCAATGATACATGAGGTGTACGGGGAGAAGGGATGGTCATTGTTGAATTCTGCTGGTGAATACTGTGAGGAGGCAAAGGAATGCTTTGCAAAGGCTCTGGAGCAAGATCCTGACAACACTGAGTGGATAATGGGATATGCAACTGCACTTTCTCGTCTGGAATCACTTTCTGGAACCCCAGAGAGTCGTGATCAGAGTCAGTCAGTGAAGCATTTCCGACGAGTACTGGAGCTTGATCcagatgatgctgtggccatgGTGCTGTTGGGTCTAAAACTGCAGATGTTAAGGCAAAATGAGAAAGCAAATGAATTAATTGAACAAGCGTTGCAGAAGACCTCTGATCTTCCATATGTGCTTCGCTATGCTGCAAAATATTATAGACAAAGGGGATTTGTGGAGAGGGCAATTGAGCTCCTAAAAAAAGCATTAGAATTAACTCCACACTCTGGTTTCTTACACTACCAACTTGGATTGTGCTACAGAAGTAAGCTGAAATACTCTCACAGCAGATATCCTCGCAATCCTGAATTTCAGCAGAAAGCTGAGTTTATTAATCTCTGCAAATATCACTTGGAAAAGTCTTTTGAGCACCGTCAAAAGACAGCTATTAAACCGCAACTGGTCTTTGCAGAAATCTGCATAATAAGTGGGGAGTATTCCagagcagaggagacttaccGTAGATTGATGGAGTTAGTGGACATTCGACCAGAGAATATGCAGAGCATTTGTCTGGAAGCTGGGTTATTTGAACTGCACCAGAAAAGATCTGAAACAAATGCTGTTCGCCACTTCCTGAAAGGAGTGAAGATTGAATATAACTCAATAGAACGGCAAAAATGTCGAACGAATTTGGAGGAGTGGGTAGAGAGGAAGCTTCTTGTAAATGCACATGACAGCAAGGCTCTTGGTGTCAAAGCATTTCTGTATCAACTGGATGGGATCAAGGGTAGAGCAATTAAATACTTTGAGAAGGCCCTGAAGTTTGATCCTGGCAATGAGGAATACGTGAGTGCTCTTTCTCAATTACGTATTTGA